Below is a genomic region from Tripterygium wilfordii isolate XIE 37 chromosome 12, ASM1340144v1, whole genome shotgun sequence.
AAGAGTTAGAAAATGCAGGTCCAATAAGACACACTATGAGAACTGTTGCTGATGATACAACCGATGCAACGTTAGGCGAGCAACTTAGAGACTTGATTGCGGCAGATATGTGGCTTGATTATAGTAGGGAACATGGGCTTTGAGATGTGTTTGTGATGAATTCTATTTAATTGGTGTCGTGCGTTgaattgtttcttttaaaaCAATTCTATTGTTCATTTGAACTTAATGGATTCTCTGATTTGGATGAATTGAGTGACAAAAATCTTTCCTTGTGACTTGTTGCATTACTATTTTGTAAAATATTTGTATGATTCCTTTGAATTGGTTgttactttttctttcattactATTTTGTTAAATATCTTTATGATTCAGCATGGGTAAAAGAAAGGAATCGGATGAATCAACTAAAAGAAGAGAGCCAGCTACCTCATGGATGGATTCGATAGATGATTTGTTGATAGATGAGCTACTGAATCAGCAACAACTTGGCCAGAGAGTCGATGGTAATTTTACTACCAATGCTTATCAGAAGATTGTGaatgttttgaataaaaatttcCCACTAGTTTCCATGAGTAAGGATAAGGTCAAAGCTCGTATGCGaactttgaaaaagaaattttctGAATGCTATGATATATTCAAACATGGCCACTTGAGTGGGTTTGCCTGGAATCCGGAAACGTGTAAATGGAGCGCGGATGAGGAGGTATGGGCGAGATTGATAGCGGTATGGAACTACATACTTTCTTAATTATAATACTTGACTGTCTTTGAGTTGATTGAGCACATAGATGTAACAAAAGTCATATTTTCTCTGTTATTTGCCAGAGAAATAAAGATGCTGAGGAATGGAGGAATAAGAGAATTCGAAACTATCACAAGCTTGAAGAGTTGTGGGCCATTGATAGAGCTGATGGAGCCAATGGAATTGATGGTTCTAAGTTACAACATAGATGGCGATGTACAGTGAGAATTGATAGTGATTTTGATGAGAACGATGGTGAAAATGATGCGCCTGGTGAATTCTTTAATGATCAGGAGGTAGATGGAACCCCTACACAACGACGCACTGTCACGTCGGAGGCTTCTTCTCCTTATAAAGGCACGGGTTCAAGTAGCTGCAAGAAGGGCAAAAGGGTTTTAGATGGTGGGATTGATGGGGTAGAGTTTCTTGCAACTCTAAAAGCATGCTCATCAGATTTGAGTACCCGACTCGAAATGTTTGAAGACGCATTTAAAGTTACTAATCGAGTTAAGGACGTTAGTGGTACTGAGATATTTAATGAACTCGAATCCTTGGGTCTTGAGCTGGATGAGATTGATGAGGcgtacactttccttaacctTCGTCCTGAGATGCTATTTGCTTTTCTTGAGTATCCGGTTGTTCATCGAAAGAGATGGTTGTTGAAGGAACTTCACTCGTTTAGAAACAAGGAGCCGAAATAGAATTGCATGATTTTGTGTCTATTAACTATGTTGTGTGTATGAACTTTGTTGGGTATTTTGGAGCTGCGAAATCTATGTTTATGAAGTTTGAAAATAGTATTGTGAATGTTTATTGAATTGTGATGTACTGTGGGTATTTTGGTGCGTTGGATTATGTTTGGAATGTTTATTGAAATGTGATTGAAGACTTGTTGCATTAACGTTTTGGTATATATTTTATGGTGAAACTGCAATAGCTTGTTCGGTTTAGGAATCTCTCTTGGCTTTGAAGCCATTTGTTGCTGTAATTTTCGAAATCCTGGGCTTGGTGACATGTTTTGTACGAGAAGTCGAGGCA
It encodes:
- the LOC120010188 gene encoding uncharacterized protein At2g29880-like; the encoded protein is MGKRKESDESTKRREPATSWMDSIDDLLIDELLNQQQLGQRVDGNFTTNAYQKIVNVLNKNFPLVSMSKDKVKARMRTLKKKFSECYDIFKHGHLSGFAWNPETCKWSADEEVWARLIARNKDAEEWRNKRIRNYHKLEELWAIDRADGANGIDGSKLQHRWRCTVRIDSDFDENDGENDAPGEFFNDQEVDGTPTQRRTVTSEASSPYKGTGSSSCKKGKRVLDGGIDGVEFLATLKACSSDLSTRLEMFEDAFKVTNRVKDVSGTEIFNELESLGLELDEIDEAYTFLNLRPEMLFAFLEYPVVHRKRWLLKELHSFRNKEPK